TTGAGACTGAGTGTTATTTGTATCAACTTCAGTCGATAATTTTGTAATACTGTTACTTATTAGATTCAAATCCTCTTTGTAACGTTTCATTAAATCAATTTCTCCATCTACTTGGTTAGCAAATGTATGCAAATCATTTTGCATCAAAAGAATCATTGATTTTTGTAAATCTGCTACTGTTAATTTAGTTGTTAAGTCATATAACTTCTGATTTTGTTTCTCTAAATCAGTTAAATGTGCTCTTTGCTCTGTTGTTAGTTTATTAATTTCAGCAAAGGTACTATATGTTTTTTTAATTTTTTCAGGATCAATTACTTTCATAAGATCATACTCTTTTGTTTTTGTAACTGCAGCTGCAGCGATTTCACCTTTTTTACTTTTCTCTATCGCTTCACGAGCTTCTTTTTTGGCAGCCTCAATTTCTATATCTGATTTTCCCTTTTCTTTTGCATCTTTCTCTGCTTTATTCTCTGCGTCTACAATAGCATTGTTTATTTCTTTCCCTTTGTTATACGCTACAACTGCTGTTTGAGCAGCCGGTTCAATGATATCTTTTGATAAACTATAAATTTCTTGGAATACCTTCAGCCCTTGTTCATTTAAAGCTCCTGGTAATAATGCTATTTGCTGTAAATCATTTTGAATTGATTTTTTTGTATCTAGCATTTCGGTTTTTAACTTATCTATTTTTCCTGTTCCCTCTGAACTAAGGATACTCTGTGCTTTTGTCACATCGGTATCAAGATTTTTCAACTTCTTATCTACCTGTATTTTTAAATCTGTTAACTCATTAATTTGACGTTGCACACTTTCTTGATTTGTTATGGTCATGTCTTGAAGGACTTCCAGTCTATCTGTATACCCTTCTTTATCTTCCTTATTATCTACAAATCCTTTTAATGTTGGATAATAACTATTAAATTTAGTTACAAATCCTTTACTTTTTGAATTTAATAGAATTAATTTTGGATAAAGTTCGGATGACCACTCTTTCATATCTTGTTTAATTAGAAATTGATTTGTATTGAAAGATGGAACTTCTTCAAGTTGTACATTCGGACTTGCTAAGGCTCCATCTATAAAGGTTTGTGTTAATTTGGAGTGTGCACCTAGTTTTCGTAATGCTGAGGAAATATCTATATTATCTTGTTTCGTTTCTGCCTGAACGATTGGCATTGCGAGTGTATTGATGGGAATAGTCGCACCAGAAACAATTGATGTTATTAAAAATCCTGCCATAATTTTATTTTTCATTCCGTACACCTCTTCACTATTATTTTTTACAATTTTAATCGCATATGTTGTAAAATCTAACGTTAGAATTTCTCCTCTCGCACAATCGAGGATGGAAAATTTTCTAATAGAACGTAAAGACTTTACTTCCCCATCATTTAAACACTATGTTTTTTATAAGTAAACTAGAAAATCGCATTTATATTATTCGATTTTTCAGACATTAAATGTTTTGTTTTTTTAAAAGTTATACTTAAAAAATTTAAGTAATACTATCACTTCATGAAGTGAAATAATTATACTACGTTAATTAAACGAAAAATTCATTAATATCATTCGATTTTAATATATATCTTGCAAAAAAATGATTTTAATATAATTTTATAGTTTTTTATGTATATATGTACTTTATATGAATATGAAAAATTACATATTCATAAACGAGGTGACCCCATAAAGTTTGACCAAATATTGCTATATTCAGCAATCGTATAGACTTACAAAAAAACTCTTCATGCCTATAGAAGCGTTTTTTACAATGATTTCACTACTCTATTAAGAGTATTATCAATGATTAGGTATAGATTAAAACCCATTAAAGCAAAAAAAGATGTCCTAATACCATATTTAGGACATCCCTGCAATTTAGTCTTCTTATACATAATTTATCAGCCTATTCATCACATTTTCTCAATTATAACTTGCCTTTTATACCACCGGTTCAACTTCTCATTAGCAACACCTGAAAGACGCTTAGTTTTTTGATTGTAAAACCTTGAAAGAGTAGGTTGTGATATACCTATCTCTTCTGAAAGTTCCCTCATTGTTATATTCTTCTTTGTATGCAAAAATACTATCTTTTCACGAATTAAAGATTCGCTTTCATCCACACTTATGGGCTTACTTTCTTTCTTTGCAGTGGCTTTATCCGCTTGCATTACATTGGTAGTTTTCTTTTTAGGCAAACTCTCCATTGAATTCATTAATTCTGTAGGTGGAAATATTCTAATACCTAACTGCGAATAATAATTTTTAAACCAATTCTTCTTTGTTAATTTTTCTTCATCTAAGCTATTTTCATACTCCCAATGGGAAATAACCTTTTCACGTTCTAGATCCATTAATACATTTTCTAATTGATCTCTAATTCTATTCGGTTTTTGATTTTGTTTAATATCCATTACTGCTAAAAGTCCTTTATTCCCACCTATAGAATAGGGCCTGCTTAAACTAGAAAACATTTGTCGAATTCTCCACTGCCATGTTAAATAACGAATTAGCCTTTTATGATACTTGTGTCGATAACTATTGTATTCAAGTGCTTTTTTAGAGAGTAACGCATTTGTACTATTTGAGCCATATAAGTAGCTTGACAAGAAACTACCTGGTTTAATTCGACATGATTCTATTCCCATGTATTCATTAGTGTTTTTATCTCTCCAAAGTACCACTGAATCGAGTACAAATAGCCTTTTTATGATTTCACGTTTTACTTCGTAATGTTTACCAGGTTCTGCACGATCATTTAATACTACAACCTCATTTTCATCATTAAGATATATAAAAATACTTGCTAAAGCAGCAATTCTTTTAGCAACTTTAATCTTATCTTCAGCTCGATAATATTCAACTCCTTTAGCTTTTGCCTTAGGAATACTACACATTTCTAAAACTTGTTCATATGAAAAATCAATGAACTCATCTGGTGATTTAGCCTCATTTAACCATTGAATAGTGATAGAATCCAGACAATCTGCTGTTAAGTCATCCATATTACTCATAACACCATCCACGAGTGTATTCCACCGAGCTGCTTCCTCTATGTTTGTTAACCTTAAATCCTCATCTTTATGAGAAGAAAGTTGAGCCAGTCCATTACTATCCTTTGTTTCAATTGGATATGACTTGATTTTCGTTTCTTCATCCTCTTCAAATTGATTTTTTGCAATTCCATCTCTTAACTTATAATAAACAGCAGAGTTATTAACCTCATAATAATCATTTGGTTCAACTCGATTATCATCCACTAACGGAATAGATTCCATTTCATTGTTACTCTTTATAGACCTTAAAAACTCCTGATGAATAAATAAATCGATTGCCTCTTGTATTTCATCTTTATATTGATCTATCTCTGTGAATATTTGTAATGAAGAAACTCCTCTTTTTTTCTGCTTTTCAAGCCACTGTACTAGCATTGAAAAAGAAGGTGAAAGATATGAAGAAGTTACTATCTTACTGTTATCTTCTTTCACATCCTTATAATAGGCATTCCATTTATGCCACAATGCCTCGTTATCTTTATAAAGTGGTTCCGATATTAATAATGCATCACGAAACAATTGAAGAACATTATCCATACGCCCCCTCCTTCTTCGTTAAATTTTAAACTATTGTTATTTCAAGTTGAAATAATATAGCTATATGAATTCCCTTATATAAAAATATGAAATATTGTCAGAAATTTCACTTAAAATAACATTCAATATTAATGCCATTTCATCACATAGCATTCAAGTTTCTTCTTTTATTTATTATATAGAACAACAACAATTTGTAAAACATAGCTAATGTAAAGCCTACTTTATAATAACATTAGCACCATTAAATAAGATTATTTTCATATAAACATGAAAATCTATAGCGGTATCATGTCCCTTTCGAGATAAAGATGAAAATTATATCAATAGCTTTATTAAAAATAATAAACAAAAAAATTTTTTCGTATACCCCTACATCCCTGATATAAAAGGATTTGTTCACTTCTCTTAATATTAAACGTGAAAACTTATAGCTATATCATGTCCCTTTTAAATTTGTCTTAAAATGCTTAAAACTACCTATATATCAATGTTTATCATGCTAATTTTCATTTTAAAAGTTCTTTCCCCTACATGAAAACATATAGCGGAATCATGTCCCCTTATTTCAAAAACATGAAATACGAAATAGCTATATGGTGTCCCTTTCAAAAACTCTAATATTTGAAATGACGCCCATCACATCAATGGTTTAAAGTTATAATCCTAAAATCCAACGAACATAAAAAGATGAAATTCCACAGCGGTATCATGTTCCTTTCATTACAACCTAAATTCATTGAAAGCATTGTTAAATCCAGCATAACAGGAGTTTTCACCCCTAATCCTTCACTTACTAGAAAGATGAAAGTCTACAGCGGTATCATGTCCTTTATTTTTTTTGGCATATTCATGAAACCCCTTGTGGCTCTAAGATTCAAAACACTTTTCACCTTTTCATATTTTGCCTTAAAGGAGGACATTTTTACATTTTTCGATTTGCTATAATCAAAATTGGTATATTTTATAGTCTTTTGGCATATATTTCTGAATTTGTAGAACGGAGGTGAAAAAGATGGGGAAATCATTTGTATTACGAAATCAACGTAGCTTAAATGGGGAAACAACTAATGCTGTACTAGTAACACTAAAGTCTTGGCAAAAGCTTGTGGAAGCATTTGAAGAGAAGTACTACAGCTATAAAGATACCTATTTAGAAGATATTCTGCAGCACATGACATACGAAGAACGTATTGCTGACGTAGAAGGCTTTGTCGAAAAAGCCAAGCCATCTTTTTCACGTCGCGCATTGTCTGCACTTGCAGAAAAAACGGGAAGAAAACATAAATTATACGGTATTACGAATGCTGATCTTGAAGTATTCTTGTACCTACATAAAAAATGCTATACAAATGGCGTCATTCCAAATGTAACAATACATATGATGTGGGAAGATTACAAGCAATACAAAGAAGAATTTGCTTATATCCAACACTCTCAATTCTATATTGCATTAAAGAAATTAAACTTACATAACATTATCTCCATTGAAAACGGAGTAGATGGCCGATATACAATCAAGCTGACTCATTTTATGAATGAGGAAACAGAAAAAGCAAATCCATACGTATATATTAGTCCTGTTGTATTTACAAAGGCTTTCTTTAAGCTATCTGTAGCAGCTAAGAAACTATTCTTAGACATCGCTATGCAACAACATACAGAAACAACATTAAAGCGTTCTTTGGACAAGCAGGACGAAAGAGGAAACAAAACTCACTTCGGTGGGATGTATCGTTTCTTACATAAAAAATATCCGCATCAGATCCGTGCAGTTATCGAGGAATTAACAACTGCATTACCATGTACGGGGAGTCCCCTATTCAAAATTTGTAAAATGCAAAAAGGTGTAAAGCATACAAAACGATATACGACATTATATCTGTCTATCCATTCAGACTTCTTATGTTCGAAAGAAGCTGGAGAAGAACAACATAGGGATCCATTTACACCAAAAGCTACCTATGCTCGAAAAGCGAAATTTATCGAAGCACTCCTACAAGAGATGAATATCGGTGAATTGTCTGCAGACATGAATAAATTTATTCATGTATTAAAGCATACTTGTCATCGTCAAATCCGTAGTGTCATTCGTGGACTTCGTGATATGGTTGACCGAAAAGAAGGATATCCAACGAAGATTGTATATACATTGAAAAAACTATTACATCAAACATCTCAATATCAAATCCTTGATGCTGCTGCGAAAGAAGGTATCTACCCTCTTATTTCGCAACATATACCAAAAGAGAGAAATAGTGACCGTGAGCAAGCTGTCTTTAATTTTGGTCTACATTATTCTATGTACTCTCTTCATAACATTAAGAAGATGTTTAAGAATGCGCATGCACTACTGAAGCAGAAGTTTGCGGTACCAGTGACGGAAGAGTCTTATCACCGTAATTATCTAAAATACCAGGAAGAAACGTTATTTAGAAAATATGCATATGATCAAGGTGTTAATCTCCATGCATATATTGCTTTAGAAATTGAAATGCGTGAAAAACTAAAAGTTCGTG
The Bacillus thuringiensis DNA segment above includes these coding regions:
- a CDS encoding HBL/NHE enterotoxin family protein codes for the protein MKNKIMAGFLITSIVSGATIPINTLAMPIVQAETKQDNIDISSALRKLGAHSKLTQTFIDGALASPNVQLEEVPSFNTNQFLIKQDMKEWSSELYPKLILLNSKSKGFVTKFNSYYPTLKGFVDNKEDKEGYTDRLEVLQDMTITNQESVQRQINELTDLKIQVDKKLKNLDTDVTKAQSILSSEGTGKIDKLKTEMLDTKKSIQNDLQQIALLPGALNEQGLKVFQEIYSLSKDIIEPAAQTAVVAYNKGKEINNAIVDAENKAEKDAKEKGKSDIEIEAAKKEAREAIEKSKKGEIAAAAVTKTKEYDLMKVIDPEKIKKTYSTFAEINKLTTEQRAHLTDLEKQNQKLYDLTTKLTVADLQKSMILLMQNDLHTFANQVDGEIDLMKRYKEDLNLISNSITKLSTEVDTNNTQSQKDTLRRLKNVTNQLEEQVNKF